A window of Rhipicephalus microplus isolate Deutch F79 chromosome X, USDA_Rmic, whole genome shotgun sequence genomic DNA:
AGGTTAAAAAGTCTGTAACTATATATGGCCATATTCGATGTTGACGGGAAGATTTTTTTATGCGAATATAACCGCAAAATGCCCACTTAAAATGCTTATGATACCAGTGATAGTCCCGTTAAAGAGACCCGGAGTGTAGGAGGAAGAAGGTTCAGACTTCAGCGTGCTCTACCCTCCTCTCCCCGGTCGGGTCTCGGTGTGACCACATCCCACGAAAATATTTTCTGGCTGCGCCCCTGGTTTATTAAAGGTTCGCCAACTCTTTTTAGGCTCCAAAGAAGTCTCCATGCGTCCTAAAAGTTCATGATGCCCTTGTAGTTGCTTTGACAGATTTTTCTGATCGTTTGGCTGTTTTGCAGTATTCGATCATACAAGTCCTGCAGTCTCTCGAGTAGCACTGCGTACTGCTGAGATTCCTCCTTGCTTGAGTCTTCGCCAAGAAGGGAGAAGGCTACACTTTGGTACTTGTCATATTCTTGTACGAAGTGCTTCATCACAGCCACCTGCAGGTCCTGCGGGTACAACGAGTTGCCGAGGAGGCAAGCCTCGAGTGCGTCGCAAATCGCATCCCTGAGGGTCTGGGAGCGCAGTTTTGCGTTGCAACCGATCGTCTTTTCAAGCCAAGTTTCAAACTCGCGTCCCAGCGCAGGTTCGTTGGACAACGGCTGCTCGATGAGCGACGACTGGATCGAAACCAGCACCGTCTTCAGGGTCATCTCCGGGTTCCACGATGGTCCATGAAACGTGCCCGGAATGCTGAGCGATACGAGCCCACTGCTGTACAGTTTCCTGTTGAAACGCACCCTTCCGCCGTCGGTCGTCATGAAGCGTACCTGCGGTGGACAGTTTGGGTAGTTGAGGGGGAACTTCAGCACAAAATGGAACAAGCCTCCCTGGCACGGCGTGTTGTCGGGTACCAAGATGACGGCGTGGACGTAGGTGATGTCGCCTTTTTCGGGCTCGACGAAGATACCTGGCACAGGGTTGTCAATGATGTTCTTGAGGTCATGGG
This region includes:
- the LOC119186854 gene encoding ubiquitin-conjugating enzyme E2 Z encodes the protein MDEARRSAATCNFETASAQPKQPSGQCLLRLTHDLKNIIDNPVPGIFVEPEKGDITYVHAVILVPDNTPCQGGLFHFVLKFPLNYPNCPPQVRFMTTDGGRVRFNRKLYSSGLVSLSIPGTFHGPSWNPEMTLKTVLVSIQSSLIEQPLSNEPALGREFETWLEKTIGCNAKLRSQTLRDAICDALEACLLGNSLYPQDLQVAVMKHFVQEYDKYQSVAFSLLGEDSSKEESQQYAVLLERLQDLYDRILQNSQTIRKICQSNYKGIMNF